One window of Steroidobacteraceae bacterium genomic DNA carries:
- a CDS encoding multicopper oxidase domain-containing protein, with product MHYQTLGFALRRCSMIMAALVAIASASTLNAATVNVTVTNPTNDFDPALGVRWVLEEDVTHEIDPANPVAPISPSATPPISGAQIDTATFTFHKSYMPLSRSGESAGPSFAIPDVDPGKRYYLSVLPNRPADSTCTTTGAVCYTMSGAPVRFPIGAAADAALAVRVVLTPQPIPPAQARVYVFDDRNPINNSPDATEPGLGGFAVFIYDAGGGPMVTDAFGNPLGTVYVLCPNGEWLDDDAAPCINRLGDGTIHTMTAAEVDDPVLNPNRLKVGEVLIQNLAPGKYGIQVVPPAGQGWKQTTTIEGTPGIDVWLRSGEPTIAVEFGPTFAHAFFGFVKEFNNLSGTHSISGNVVTQRIARPGLDPTIARQLYPGDPVSACWIGLNDSATGEGVYVGKCSASGDGTFTIPNVPDGTYQVVVWDQYLDLIITFATAVVDGANVTDLEIQAPNWFADQEHFVFNDLNGNGVRDADEPGIPEQAINIRFRDGSINFASATDVDGYLPIEELFPFFSWEVAEVDFARFDASSVRVTVDEGGPLGNTQPPRIETTGSCGGAANCEQVDAPPLLEGFQSFSGTNHTFEWGKKAYAPGKNGGITGVVYYQVTRAENDPRFAAPETWEPGIPRVQVNLYSADASGNIQDINGIAGIQLADVDNYPFCWSDPDSVADTTLCPTGIARGPEDEVRSGNGVAFSQGDALEVTHTDSWDDNLPTDCVNDTLLGDGPCYDGLRNWTQVRPAVFDGGYAFGEPFTSLHLNPGTYVIEANTPDGYLHQTEQSKNVDFGDTIRPQALPPVCVGDPTHVPGLQVDGVTPNQDWNNVPGELELFPGVPIDARYTGDRPFCNFKQVLVTDGKNAAADFFMYTLVPLAGHIQGNSTNDIGSTANPNSPAFGEKQPPAYIPISIRDYAGNEVNRLYTDRYGRYNGLVPSTYRINAPMPTGVSPNMVQVCLNAPTMPNPADPSMQIPDPYFDPRFSQGCYTLNFSPATTTYLDTPVLPVAAFTTAEEWQIDTNYPSGTPVIYSASAAANGVGGGPFVPTGVATTLTLRALGTIQVPNPALARPATEPRDYGFGSGGTVTLNGQPLALVGAWDANEISVTIPAGATTGQLMIQRTDSQLSTVTGVTVIVGNPAAVRAVAPGGTVQDIQAQIDAAGPGGIVLVPPGLYYGGLIVTKPVQLQGWGAPSVIINSGRNVNYANFLAWQRDVHNRANCTGEIGLLPGQPNNIGGGTNLCNGLPGSGLFATEENAGVLIAPRSGVFGSAPARVDGFTFMSSDYAAGVLVNGYTSNLVISNNVVSNNQGLSAGGVRIGHPNLVDGNGQLVSAYNSNVNIHHNKIASNSSTFDHGGGVALYQGSDNYRVTDNYIVGNFTQGDGAGIAHYGRSPGGVIEHNQVLINQSYDQTAQSRGGSGGGIFVAGHEAAAGAVVNVSTGSGSVRINANRIQGNQAGAGDGGGIALRWVNGQDVANSPNASSWDRIDIFNNIITNNVAALAGAVSLQDALAVNIVNNTIVNNDSIAAASAAFTNADPNVSDPQPAGIVSRAHSADLAALPGVNTDFSNARIRNNIILGNRQQYWNGNIPPGPGLIVVPNGVSDLAVLGAGGGARLDAEYNILTQNPSNNGYPSNNPRVPLSSEDALLREPFYNGNTSTATFPFNAASFDVPLVAAAATDEGGNFVSAWHGPLAPVGNYHLEAGSSAIDPNLGAGGNGTNSNLSLGAALVRDYDGDSRPVDGTAGNGVTMRADIGADEAPAVANATPAPPQILSVPQGCATIFGTPTCNTYFGVPFQYQVIAADPNGYPPPITYIVERVNLFGGTLALPAGVSIGSTSGLLTWTPTSSQGGTYLLRVTAYTGTNNTANRARQTFALIVSDGQVLPTPANQSFDVTSNGGLSQPAPGVLSGYPALPAIFFGSPSAELVGNLNEGGTVTLAQDGSFSYQPAPNYVGTPTFQFRVGAPRVIGAILGDTAYSDVGTVTLNRELAVTRAEYFAASGGGGRWEISGLGSINGRTITVTRDGANELVGSTTVGGGTWTIVVTGGPAWVTGDTVTVVASGTGAPGDFTVAAVPVIAGAASGTAPATTAYVQCKGDTNGDGISDTPGIVCRHLAAGDGFIRMADGREIYTFGFNDVTGVPENEAIAEGLLNANFPAPTLAFDEGDEVYLSLTNVGTIMRPDLFDPHTVHFHGFPNAASVFDGVPESSIAINGGFTFTYYYNIVEPGTFMYHCHVEAAEHMQMGMLGSLYVRPKQNALAAGGTVFGDGSYSKFVYNDGDGSTGYDVEVPIQIGSMDSNFHDEHLAVQPLPFADMHDDYPMLNGRGYPDTVNPNPIDPVTDGDKATSGVRNATTSSQPVSALVEARAGDRVLLRISNLNVTQFYTLATTGLPMKVVGTGAHILRGPGEDDLYYTTNSITLGGGEAVDVLVDIPAGAAVGTTWILYSTNLNELSNGEEDFGGMMTEIRVVAP from the coding sequence ATGCACTACCAAACACTGGGTTTTGCCTTGCGACGATGCAGCATGATCATGGCAGCGCTTGTTGCCATCGCGTCTGCATCGACGCTCAACGCGGCTACCGTCAACGTCACGGTCACCAATCCGACGAATGATTTCGATCCCGCGCTGGGCGTTCGCTGGGTGCTCGAAGAAGACGTCACGCACGAGATCGATCCGGCCAATCCCGTTGCGCCGATCAGTCCGTCGGCAACACCGCCGATTTCGGGCGCGCAGATCGATACCGCGACGTTTACGTTTCACAAGAGCTACATGCCCCTGTCGCGCAGCGGTGAATCGGCCGGTCCATCCTTCGCAATTCCCGATGTCGACCCGGGCAAGCGCTACTACCTGAGCGTACTTCCCAATCGTCCCGCGGATTCGACCTGCACCACGACCGGCGCTGTCTGCTACACCATGTCCGGTGCTCCCGTACGTTTCCCGATCGGCGCGGCCGCCGATGCGGCGCTCGCGGTGCGCGTGGTACTCACCCCGCAACCCATTCCACCCGCCCAGGCCCGGGTCTATGTGTTCGATGACCGCAATCCCATCAACAACTCGCCCGACGCGACCGAGCCGGGCCTCGGCGGTTTTGCCGTATTCATTTATGACGCCGGTGGCGGTCCGATGGTCACCGACGCCTTCGGCAATCCGCTCGGCACGGTCTATGTCCTGTGCCCCAATGGTGAATGGCTGGATGACGATGCGGCGCCCTGCATCAATCGACTGGGCGATGGCACGATCCACACCATGACTGCAGCCGAGGTCGATGACCCGGTTTTGAACCCCAATCGCCTGAAAGTGGGTGAAGTGCTGATCCAGAATCTCGCACCCGGCAAATACGGCATCCAGGTGGTGCCGCCCGCGGGCCAGGGTTGGAAGCAGACGACGACCATCGAAGGCACGCCGGGCATCGATGTCTGGTTGCGTTCGGGTGAGCCGACGATCGCTGTCGAGTTCGGCCCGACGTTCGCGCATGCCTTCTTCGGCTTCGTCAAGGAATTCAACAATCTCTCCGGCACACACAGCATTTCCGGCAACGTCGTCACGCAGCGCATCGCGCGGCCCGGGCTCGACCCGACCATAGCCCGTCAGCTTTATCCGGGCGATCCGGTCAGCGCCTGCTGGATTGGTCTCAACGATTCAGCCACCGGCGAAGGTGTCTACGTCGGCAAATGCAGTGCGAGCGGTGACGGCACGTTCACCATCCCGAACGTGCCCGATGGTACCTACCAGGTTGTGGTATGGGATCAGTACCTCGATTTGATCATCACTTTCGCAACCGCTGTTGTCGATGGTGCCAACGTAACCGATCTCGAAATTCAGGCGCCCAACTGGTTTGCCGATCAAGAGCACTTCGTGTTCAACGATCTCAATGGCAACGGCGTACGAGACGCCGATGAACCCGGTATCCCCGAGCAGGCCATCAACATCCGTTTCCGCGATGGCAGCATCAATTTCGCCTCGGCGACCGACGTCGACGGCTACCTGCCGATCGAGGAGCTGTTCCCGTTCTTCAGCTGGGAAGTCGCTGAAGTCGATTTCGCGCGTTTCGATGCGTCGAGCGTGCGGGTTACCGTCGACGAGGGCGGTCCCCTCGGCAACACCCAGCCACCGCGCATCGAGACCACCGGCTCCTGCGGTGGCGCGGCCAATTGCGAGCAGGTCGACGCGCCGCCCTTGCTCGAGGGCTTCCAGTCCTTCTCGGGCACGAATCACACCTTTGAATGGGGCAAGAAGGCCTATGCGCCGGGCAAGAACGGCGGTATCACCGGCGTTGTGTACTACCAGGTGACGCGTGCGGAGAACGATCCGCGCTTCGCCGCGCCGGAGACCTGGGAGCCTGGCATTCCGCGCGTGCAGGTCAACCTGTACTCGGCGGACGCCAGTGGCAATATCCAGGACATCAATGGCATCGCGGGCATCCAGCTCGCGGACGTCGATAACTATCCGTTCTGCTGGTCGGATCCGGACTCAGTCGCCGACACCACGCTCTGCCCCACAGGCATTGCGCGCGGCCCCGAGGACGAAGTGCGTAGCGGCAATGGCGTTGCCTTCAGCCAGGGCGATGCCCTTGAAGTGACCCACACCGACAGCTGGGACGATAACCTGCCGACGGACTGCGTCAACGACACCCTGCTGGGCGATGGCCCCTGCTATGACGGTCTGCGCAACTGGACCCAGGTCCGCCCCGCGGTCTTCGACGGTGGCTATGCCTTCGGTGAGCCGTTCACCAGCTTGCACCTGAACCCCGGCACCTATGTCATCGAAGCCAATACGCCGGATGGCTATTTGCACCAGACCGAGCAGAGCAAGAACGTGGACTTCGGCGATACCATCCGGCCCCAGGCGCTGCCGCCGGTCTGTGTTGGCGATCCGACCCATGTACCTGGATTGCAGGTCGATGGCGTAACGCCAAACCAGGATTGGAACAATGTTCCCGGCGAGCTCGAGCTGTTCCCGGGCGTCCCGATCGATGCACGTTACACCGGCGACCGGCCGTTCTGTAACTTCAAGCAAGTCCTCGTGACCGACGGCAAGAACGCCGCGGCGGACTTCTTCATGTACACCCTGGTGCCGCTCGCGGGCCACATCCAGGGCAATTCGACCAACGACATCGGCTCGACGGCCAACCCGAATTCGCCGGCTTTCGGCGAGAAGCAGCCGCCGGCCTATATCCCGATCTCGATCCGTGACTATGCGGGCAACGAAGTCAATCGCCTGTACACCGATCGCTATGGCCGATACAACGGTCTCGTTCCCTCGACCTATCGCATCAATGCGCCGATGCCCACGGGCGTGTCGCCCAATATGGTGCAGGTCTGCCTGAATGCGCCGACGATGCCGAATCCGGCCGACCCCAGCATGCAGATTCCGGATCCGTATTTCGATCCGCGCTTCTCGCAGGGCTGCTACACCTTGAACTTCTCGCCGGCGACCACGACCTATCTCGATACGCCAGTGCTGCCGGTGGCCGCGTTCACGACGGCCGAAGAGTGGCAGATCGATACGAACTATCCGAGCGGTACGCCGGTTATCTATTCCGCCAGCGCAGCCGCCAACGGCGTCGGTGGCGGACCCTTCGTGCCAACTGGCGTTGCGACCACGCTGACATTGCGCGCGCTCGGCACGATCCAGGTACCGAATCCGGCGCTTGCGCGTCCCGCGACCGAGCCGCGTGATTACGGCTTCGGCAGCGGCGGTACGGTCACATTGAACGGCCAGCCACTCGCCCTGGTTGGTGCCTGGGATGCCAATGAAATCTCCGTGACGATACCGGCGGGTGCGACGACCGGTCAGCTGATGATCCAGCGCACCGACTCCCAGCTCTCCACGGTGACCGGTGTAACGGTCATCGTCGGCAACCCGGCCGCCGTGCGCGCGGTCGCACCGGGCGGCACTGTTCAGGATATCCAGGCGCAGATCGACGCCGCGGGCCCCGGTGGCATCGTGCTCGTTCCGCCCGGCCTCTACTACGGTGGCCTGATCGTGACCAAGCCTGTGCAACTGCAGGGCTGGGGTGCGCCGTCGGTCATCATCAACTCCGGCCGCAACGTCAATTACGCCAATTTCCTCGCCTGGCAGCGCGATGTGCACAACCGCGCCAACTGCACTGGCGAGATCGGCTTGCTTCCGGGACAGCCTAACAATATCGGCGGTGGCACCAATCTCTGCAATGGACTGCCCGGCAGTGGACTGTTTGCGACCGAGGAAAACGCCGGCGTCCTGATCGCACCGCGCTCAGGTGTGTTCGGCAGCGCCCCGGCGCGGGTCGATGGTTTCACGTTCATGAGCTCGGACTATGCGGCGGGCGTGCTCGTCAATGGCTATACGAGCAATCTCGTCATCAGCAACAACGTGGTGTCGAACAACCAGGGTCTGTCTGCCGGTGGCGTGCGCATCGGTCACCCGAACCTGGTGGATGGCAACGGCCAGTTGGTCAGCGCCTATAACAGCAACGTCAACATCCACCACAACAAGATCGCGAGCAACAGCTCGACCTTCGATCATGGCGGCGGCGTGGCGCTGTACCAGGGGAGCGACAATTATCGCGTCACCGACAACTACATCGTCGGCAACTTCACGCAAGGTGATGGTGCCGGTATCGCCCACTATGGGCGCAGCCCCGGCGGCGTCATCGAGCACAACCAGGTGCTCATCAACCAGTCCTATGACCAGACCGCGCAATCGCGCGGCGGTTCAGGCGGCGGCATTTTTGTCGCCGGTCACGAGGCGGCGGCCGGTGCCGTGGTCAATGTCAGCACCGGGTCGGGCTCGGTTCGCATCAATGCGAATCGTATCCAGGGCAACCAGGCCGGCGCCGGCGACGGTGGCGGTATCGCGCTGCGCTGGGTCAACGGCCAGGATGTCGCCAACTCGCCCAACGCCTCCAGCTGGGATCGCATCGATATCTTCAACAACATCATCACCAACAACGTCGCGGCACTGGCGGGAGCGGTCTCCCTGCAGGACGCACTGGCTGTCAACATCGTCAACAACACGATCGTGAACAACGACAGCATCGCGGCTGCATCAGCGGCGTTCACCAATGCGGATCCGAATGTGTCGGATCCACAGCCCGCCGGTATCGTGTCGCGGGCGCATAGCGCCGACCTTGCGGCGTTGCCCGGAGTCAATACCGATTTCTCCAATGCGCGCATCCGCAACAACATCATCCTGGGCAACCGCCAGCAGTACTGGAACGGCAACATTCCGCCGGGACCGGGCCTGATTGTCGTGCCGAACGGTGTGTCCGATCTCGCGGTGCTCGGTGCCGGCGGCGGTGCACGGCTCGATGCGGAGTACAACATCCTCACCCAGAATCCGTCGAATAACGGCTATCCGTCGAACAACCCGCGCGTGCCGCTGTCCAGCGAGGACGCGCTGCTGCGCGAGCCGTTCTATAACGGCAACACCAGCACGGCCACGTTCCCGTTCAACGCAGCGAGTTTCGATGTGCCGCTGGTCGCGGCCGCGGCGACGGACGAAGGCGGCAACTTCGTCAGTGCCTGGCACGGGCCGCTCGCGCCGGTGGGAAATTACCACCTCGAGGCCGGTTCGTCGGCCATCGACCCGAATCTCGGGGCGGGTGGCAACGGCACCAACAGCAACCTGAGCCTGGGTGCCGCGCTGGTGCGCGACTACGACGGCGACTCGCGTCCCGTTGACGGTACAGCCGGCAATGGCGTCACGATGCGCGCGGACATCGGTGCAGACGAAGCGCCGGCCGTGGCCAACGCGACGCCGGCGCCGCCGCAGATCCTGTCCGTGCCGCAAGGCTGCGCGACAATCTTCGGCACACCGACCTGCAATACCTACTTCGGCGTCCCATTCCAGTACCAGGTGATCGCGGCCGATCCGAACGGCTATCCGCCGCCCATCACTTATATCGTCGAGCGTGTCAATCTCTTCGGGGGGACGCTCGCACTACCCGCCGGTGTGTCGATTGGCAGCACGAGTGGATTGCTCACCTGGACGCCAACGTCGAGCCAGGGTGGTACCTATCTGTTGCGTGTCACGGCGTATACGGGCACGAACAACACCGCCAATCGGGCGCGCCAGACATTCGCGCTGATCGTGTCCGACGGGCAGGTGTTGCCGACGCCGGCCAACCAGAGCTTCGACGTGACCAGCAACGGTGGACTGTCGCAGCCGGCCCCTGGCGTCTTGAGTGGCTATCCTGCCCTGCCGGCGATCTTCTTCGGTTCGCCGAGCGCCGAGCTCGTTGGCAATCTGAACGAGGGCGGCACGGTGACGCTGGCGCAGGATGGCTCCTTCAGCTACCAGCCGGCTCCGAACTATGTCGGCACGCCGACCTTCCAATTCCGCGTCGGCGCGCCACGTGTGATCGGTGCCATCCTCGGCGATACGGCCTACAGCGATGTGGGAACGGTCACGCTCAATCGTGAACTCGCGGTGACCCGTGCCGAGTACTTCGCTGCCTCGGGTGGCGGCGGACGCTGGGAGATCTCGGGTCTCGGCAGCATCAATGGCCGAACCATCACCGTGACCCGCGATGGCGCCAACGAATTGGTCGGCAGCACGACCGTCGGCGGCGGCACATGGACGATCGTCGTGACCGGCGGGCCCGCCTGGGTCACGGGCGATACCGTCACGGTGGTGGCATCGGGTACCGGTGCACCTGGCGACTTCACGGTCGCTGCGGTACCGGTGATTGCGGGTGCAGCCTCCGGCACCGCGCCGGCAACCACGGCCTATGTGCAGTGCAAGGGCGATACCAATGGCGATGGCATCAGCGACACGCCGGGCATCGTCTGCCGCCACCTGGCCGCGGGCGATGGCTTCATCCGCATGGCTGACGGCCGCGAGATCTACACCTTCGGCTTCAACGACGTGACCGGCGTGCCGGAAAACGAAGCCATAGCCGAGGGTCTGCTCAACGCCAACTTCCCGGCACCGACGCTCGCGTTCGACGAGGGTGACGAGGTCTACCTGTCGCTCACCAACGTGGGCACGATCATGCGGCCGGACCTGTTCGATCCGCATACCGTGCACTTCCATGGCTTCCCGAATGCGGCGAGCGTGTTCGACGGTGTGCCGGAGAGCAGCATCGCCATCAACGGCGGGTTCACGTTCACCTACTACTACAACATCGTGGAGCCGGGCACCTTCATGTACCACTGCCACGTCGAGGCGGCGGAGCACATGCAGATGGGCATGCTGGGCAGCCTGTACGTGCGGCCGAAGCAGAACGCGTTGGCCGCGGGCGGCACCGTGTTCGGCGATGGCAGCTACAGCAAGTTCGTGTACAACGACGGCGACGGCTCCACGGGCTATGACGTCGAAGTGCCGATCCAGATCGGCTCGATGGATTCGAACTTCCATGACGAGCACCTGGCCGTGCAACCACTGCCGTTTGCCGACATGCATGACGATTACCCGATGCTGAATGGCCGCGGTTATCCGGATACGGTCAACCCGAACCCGATTGACCCGGTCACGGACGGCGACAAGGCGACCTCGGGTGTTCGCAATGCCACGACTTCGTCGCAGCCGGTGAGCGCGCTGGTCGAAGCACGGGCGGGCGACCGTGTGCTGCTTCGAATCAGCAATCTCAACGTGACCCAGTTCTACACGCTGGCGACCACGGGACTGCCGATGAAGGTCGTGGGTACGGGCGCTCACATTCTGCGCGGACCCGGCGAGGACGATCTGTACTACACGACCAATTCGATCACCCTGGGTGGCGGTGAGGCCGTGGACGTGCTGGTCGATATCCCGGCAGGCGCCGCGGTCGGCACGACGTGGATCCTGTACTCGACCAATCTCAACGAACTGAGCAACGGCGAGGAAGACTTTGGCGGCATGATGACCGAGATTCGCGTCGTCGCCCCGTAA
- a CDS encoding SCO family protein encodes MRYLARAQRTSRDLIACLALCVAASVAAADGMEDHAAHHAMMAHPTPTSTSRVSYDVPAVSLRDETGEEVDLRQLLAEGRPIALNFIFTTCTTICPVMTATMLQFGRAVADDPHRPVMVSISIDPSYDSSDVLKAYAARYGAEWTFLTGSSADVLRVLRVFDAYRGSKVNHFALTLLRPSGAHEWTRVEGLTSAKELASIWQDISS; translated from the coding sequence ATGCGCTACCTGGCCCGCGCGCAAAGAACATCACGCGACCTGATCGCCTGCCTCGCCCTGTGCGTTGCGGCGAGCGTTGCGGCAGCCGATGGCATGGAGGATCACGCTGCGCATCACGCCATGATGGCCCACCCCACACCCACTTCGACCTCGCGTGTGAGCTACGACGTTCCCGCCGTCAGCCTGCGCGACGAAACAGGTGAGGAAGTCGATCTCAGACAGCTGCTGGCCGAAGGGCGTCCGATCGCGCTCAACTTTATCTTCACGACCTGCACCACGATCTGTCCGGTCATGACAGCGACCATGCTGCAATTTGGGCGCGCGGTTGCCGACGATCCGCATCGGCCCGTGATGGTGTCGATCTCGATCGATCCGAGCTACGATTCCTCCGATGTACTCAAAGCCTACGCCGCCCGATACGGCGCCGAATGGACATTTCTGACAGGCTCCAGCGCCGACGTGCTGCGCGTACTCAGGGTGTTCGATGCCTACCGTGGCAGCAAGGTCAACCACTTTGCCCTGACCTTGCTCCGACCGAGCGGCGCACACGAGTGGACTCGTGTCGAAGGACTGACGTCGGCCAAGGAGCTGGCGAGCATTTGGCAGGACATCAGTTCCTGA
- a CDS encoding c-type cytochrome produces MAGHQFLTAARPNRPARRQALIGTSLLAIAATLATATTVDSPERLGKRIYRQAIAVDGGPVRAIVQGDVSLPAGAGACASCHRRSGIGIAEGGYSRSLNLTSPALFAPNKRPPLRPAYDKSTLLRAVVAGIAADGRALDPLMPRYQLTATDADALFAYLQTLGRSPAPGVTDEEIELATVIADSASAEERLAVEKVTAQYVALKNGGSRREADRAAAAQHAYGQSRDRAFRHWNFRIWRLHGPASTWREQLDAYYEANPPFALLSGAAGDDWAGVHEFCEAREIPCILPLADAPEGHRRDFYPLYFSRGVALEAEVTAAHASARLSQMQETLLVYVDDARGRAALGAFKERWPTAQQASLVVRSIAPGRVVTAKQWRDWLRAGVSQQVVAWVDPESLAALAIASPGYTLHDIYTTAAFTRWDHDLPDSLLPLIRHVHPYSLPGSDTRAFPREVMWLRRYGLSHLAAVPAGKVLFACHVVGEALADMESNFYRDYLLETLEHTLDGTQMTTVYPITTLGPDQRTLARGAFVVGVSLAAGNPQVGRREWIEP; encoded by the coding sequence TTGGCAGGACATCAGTTCCTGACGGCAGCCCGACCGAATCGACCTGCGCGTCGCCAGGCGCTGATCGGCACCTCACTGCTGGCGATTGCGGCGACGCTCGCCACAGCGACAACCGTTGACAGTCCTGAGCGGCTCGGCAAGCGAATCTATCGCCAGGCGATCGCTGTCGACGGTGGACCCGTGCGGGCCATCGTACAGGGCGATGTCTCACTGCCGGCAGGCGCGGGTGCCTGCGCCAGTTGCCATCGGCGCAGCGGCATCGGCATTGCCGAGGGTGGCTATTCGCGTTCTCTCAATCTGACGTCTCCTGCATTGTTCGCGCCCAACAAGCGCCCGCCCCTGCGGCCGGCCTATGACAAGTCGACACTCCTGCGTGCTGTGGTCGCCGGCATCGCCGCCGATGGGCGCGCACTCGATCCGCTGATGCCGAGATACCAGCTGACTGCAACCGATGCCGATGCACTATTTGCCTATCTGCAGACGCTGGGACGGAGCCCCGCACCCGGCGTAACCGACGAGGAAATTGAACTGGCGACCGTCATTGCCGACAGCGCAAGCGCAGAGGAGCGCCTCGCTGTGGAAAAAGTCACGGCGCAATATGTCGCGCTCAAGAATGGCGGCTCGCGGCGCGAAGCCGATCGCGCGGCGGCTGCCCAGCATGCCTATGGCCAAAGCCGGGACCGTGCTTTCCGGCACTGGAATTTCCGCATCTGGCGCCTGCACGGCCCGGCAAGCACCTGGCGCGAGCAGCTCGACGCCTATTACGAGGCGAATCCGCCCTTTGCCTTGCTGTCCGGCGCCGCCGGAGATGATTGGGCGGGCGTGCATGAATTCTGTGAAGCGCGGGAGATCCCTTGCATCCTGCCGCTGGCCGATGCCCCGGAGGGCCATCGCAGGGATTTTTATCCACTGTACTTCTCGCGCGGCGTGGCGCTCGAAGCCGAAGTGACGGCGGCCCACGCCAGTGCTCGACTGTCGCAGATGCAAGAAACCTTGCTGGTATATGTCGATGATGCTCGCGGCAGGGCCGCGTTGGGCGCTTTCAAGGAGCGCTGGCCAACTGCGCAACAGGCGTCGCTCGTCGTACGATCGATCGCCCCAGGTCGAGTCGTGACAGCGAAACAATGGCGCGATTGGCTTCGTGCCGGCGTTTCGCAGCAGGTCGTTGCCTGGGTCGACCCTGAATCCCTCGCGGCGCTCGCCATCGCCAGTCCGGGCTACACGCTCCACGACATCTACACCACCGCAGCCTTCACGCGCTGGGATCACGATCTGCCCGATTCGCTGCTACCGCTCATACGTCACGTGCACCCCTATAGTCTGCCGGGTTCAGACACACGCGCTTTTCCACGCGAAGTGATGTGGCTGCGTCGCTACGGCTTGAGCCACCTCGCAGCGGTTCCGGCCGGCAAGGTGCTGTTCGCCTGCCATGTGGTCGGCGAAGCACTGGCCGACATGGAGAGCAATTTCTACCGCGACTACCTGCTCGAGACACTGGAACACACGCTCGACGGCACCCAGATGACGACGGTCTACCCGATCACGACCCTGGGGCCCGACCAGCGCACGCTGGCGCGCGGTGCCTTCGTGGTGGGCGTGAGCCTTGCGGCGGGGAACCCGCAGGTGGGCCGTCGCGAATGGATCGAGCCCTGA